Genomic segment of Arachis hypogaea cultivar Tifrunner chromosome 16, arahy.Tifrunner.gnm2.J5K5, whole genome shotgun sequence:
CGGTTTAACCAGTTAGTGTACGCTTCCCCCCGTTCCCGTAATCGCTGGTAACGCACTTCGTACTCCCGCACCGTCCTCGAATATCCTAGAGAATAGCaacaaaaaaaatagatgaaTTATAGATGTCAAAaacaaatattaatgtttatttcTGTTATTAAGTTACTTAAATTTAGTAAATGGTTACCTATGTTGACGACCAATTTTTGGAGGTACGGTGTCTTGAATTTTCACAGAAAATTTGACTCTATATGCTTGATGCAGAACATATGAAAAGCTCTAGGAGGTGACCAGGCTCCGTTACTCCGTTCCACAGCTGCATTGATGGATTCGTGTCGGTCGGATATTAGTCCCACACCATCCCGAGTGACAACATGTTGACGCAAGTTACTAAGGAAAAAGTGccatgcatcagaagtctctccaTCGACAATAGCAAACGCAATTGGGACGATGTTGTTGTTGCCATCCTGTGAAACTGCGACTAGTAGACAACCCTTATACTTTCCGTACAAGTGAGTCCCGTCCACCTGGAAAAGTggcttacaatgtctgaatgccttgatgcaggggtaataactccagaaTACTCTATGCAGTACCCGAATATGACTGACCAAGTCATCgccttgatatgcaggcatagtctcaaaatggacAACAGCTGATGGCTCTttatgacacatggcctcaaaccatataggcAACGCTTCGTACGATGCCtcccaacctccaaatattttttctactgcCCTTTGCTTAGCCAACTAAGCTTTCCGATAACTAATGGTATAGTTAAACTTCGACTGCACTTCTGCAATAACCGATTTTACCTTTAAGGAGGGGTCAGCCTCAACCaatggctttattgcttctgcaattgtgatGGAGTCTAGCTTCGAATGATCCTGTGAAATGGTGGCTCTGGTACAAGTGTGAGtaccattatacctccttataacccaacaaTACTTCCTGCTGATCAGActaaccctgataagccaatcacaccctgacccatactgtgtacacttggcataaaatgtcaacggctcagactcatacacccgGTAGTCTACGCTTCGTCGTATAGAATACTCTTTTATTGCCTTAATAACAGCTTCCCGGGAACTAAACTCCATCCCAACagcaaattcaccatctgcgacaaTAGGAACTTCTGCCAGGACAACCAGCATGggaaaaatttcaataaatacaAATATGTTTCAAAACCCTAATAAATCAATATTCACTGCATCAAGTATGATATAAATCCAACCCTAACATCATGTTACTGTGTAACTTTTATCACAAATACGAACATGAACGTCAGATGTAAAAAACCGGTCCAAACCGATCGGTTCGACCGTCAACCCCGATGAACCAAATACTAACCGGTCCGGTTCTCTAAGTCATTTCGACAAACACACGTTAACTTTCATTTTCAAAATGTAgagaattttattaatattttttacccAATACCTATAATGtataacataaataataataaaatagtaacTTCTATGTTCTATATTAGTTTAAAATAACGTTATATGTTTTCCAATGTTAGTAAACACATATTTTGACTtctatttttttaacttcttactattttttaatttttttttacataggatCTTATAAACCGGTTCAATGTCTAACACATACATGACATCAACGCATGCTAAAATAATGGttaataaatactaattcaaTCATAAATAATTCAATAACTAAATAATCcaaactattattttttataacgtACCTGCAGTCATATATTCCGGATACTCcggaacatgcatggcttccaagtcCAGAACTCACATGAATGAAGGCTCCGCAAACAGCATATCGTTTGCGAGTGCATCTGCCACCTCTGTCACATCTGGATCCATAGTTCCGTCACCATGAGCTTCAACTCCATCTGCACCAACACATTCGTAgttgctttcgaactcttcttcactatcactattataatcttcccGTAGAATGTTTCGGTCAGTCtcagattgttcaaactcaacatacaactcgataAACGAGATCTGAGCCCGGTTTttaatatacattgaaaacatctcctgCATGCTCGCTTCGTTCGTCACATATCTTGTTTGAAATTGGACGAACCGACCAAATACCGGTAACGGATATCTATATAGAACACATGATATTTTTTTTGCCCTCTCAGAATCAATCTTCTCACAGATCAAACCTTTAAGTTCTTCAAACGAAATAATAAAAGGAATAACAACATCTAGTGGATtatcacaaataaattttactccttcagacgtttgtaataaaatctgaccaaaataatacaccTTTAGTAGTACTCTGTCACTCATTTTTCCTACTCACAAAAACAAAAATCATAACATTAACTACTAACTTCTGTGATTTAGATCAACTATGGAAGAGATTGAGAAAGACGAAACAGAGGAAGCGGCGctgaagaaggggaagaagacgGTAACCTAACACTAACTCGTTGCACACTTTTATATAGACCCTTTACTCAACTCGGACCATTCGACTAGGTTAACttcattcaaaaatatattaaacaaCCAAATCGGACCATGCGTTTTCATAAACCGGTTCTGACATCCCTACCCAAACCGGACGGTCCGACTCCATTCATCTTCAGCTACATGCAACTCGGACCGTCCGAGTTGCCCTTCCAACTCAACCTTATCGGAGGGTCCGTTTTCTCCGCACCAAAAGTTTTTCCCTCCCCACCCTAAATCGGACCGTGCGTTTTCGAGTTTACGAAATTCACAACAAAGAACTCAGACGGTCCGAGTTCTTCTCCCAAAAACTGCCAAAATTCTGTCCCACATATATGTCTAGCCCCCTTGATTCCATATGGATGAAAAGCTCACATTCAGGCTCCATTTCCATAAAATTGAGCCACGACGAACTCTCCTTAGATCCAAAAAGAATTAAAGTTAAAGATTAAGATTTgggtaaataataaaattttttattttatttcaggaAAAAAACTCACCTTGCTTACCTAACGGAGTTACGACTTACGAAGAGAAAAAGAAACCAAGGTCCAACCGAAGCTGACTCGACCTTGCTTTTTGACGTCACACACAAcgaattattataataataatattccatttttgtcacttcttccttctttctctgtCTCCGATACACCCACTCCCATTTTCTCTGTttcactcactctctctctctctctctctctctcgctatCACACTCTTCTCTCAACAACGCCAAATGAGGTACTTCTAACTTCCCCCTCTTTCATTTTTTCCACTTTCTGCTCCTCTGCCTGAATCTCATATcactatttttcttgttcttcctaatatttttaacttttagtgagaaaaaaaaagtagagCTATGTTCAATCCCGGTATTGCTTATTGGACTCATCAGGGTTTTTTCAATGCCCCCATTGTAGTTATTGTTGTGTATGATTatgttttattgtttatttatcaTAAAAGTAATTTCTTTAGACTTTGTAATGTGGTTGCCCCATTCTTTTTATtcgtaagaattaaaaaaaaatcaattgaaaaaaaaaataagaatttaggAATGTTATAAACCTATTCTTTGTTGTCAAGAATTTGATTTGTTCAatcatttaaaagaaaagaaatcatAGATGTATATGGTATGATTTTGATTTAGCAATTGAAAAAAGTGATTTGTGTTTTGTGTTTGTATTCAGTCACCATCCTGAAGTACTGTGGGCACAGCGTTCTGACAAGGTTTATCTGACTGTGGCACTGCCTGATGCAAAGGATGTCTCTGTCAAGTGTGAGCCTCATGgtttgtttactttctctgcttCTGGTGCTCAAGGTGAATCTTACAGCTTCACTTTAGAGCTTTATGGCCCCATTGCACCTGAGGTGAGCTCTTAACTTCTTGTGTTGCATGCTTTGTGTTTATCTAAGTATTAGCACAATGCAGAGATTTAAGGATGGCTATTCTTCACTTGCATTTCGAATTCCGATTATCCGGGACCTCTGTATAGATATACATATCTCTGAGTTTAACAGACGTGTACAACaacttttttaaaatcaagtgCTGCCAGGGAGATTAAAGTGATTTCTCTATAAGATAGTTGCACGGAAGTTAACTGTTTTAGTCTATGCTGTAGCACATGATTGAATGTctgtataaaaatatttatattaatagtaCGTAGAATTTATTTTTCAGTGAGATGCGGTGTTGCATACTCCTTTTACACTTTCGAACTGATGTATTTGTTAGCTTCTTTAACCTTATGGATTGTTTTAGATTGATCTTGTTCTTTCAATTAGGAGAACTTGAGATACATGTTATGTTCTTCCAAACAATGATTTTACTTAACAGCTTTTCTGCATAAACCACAGGGTAGTAAAGGGTTGTATAAAAGGGCAGCCAGGTACACAAGCATCCCGCGTTAACTCAGGGTCCAGGGAAGGGCTGTATCCACGGCTTGAACCTGTGACCTTGAGGTCACCAAAGGGTGTTGTTTTGGTGTTTAGGGTTGCAACACATTATATGCTGCTTTTATGGAAACAATAATGCTTTTTgtattattctttaaataatatcaaGCTTTTGAAAATTTGGATGGTTTTAGCTTAAAATTTGTTGTGGTGCGGTGTGCAGCGTTGCAGAACTAAAGCTGGTTTAAGAAACATACTATGCTATGTTCAGAAAGCAGAGAAAGGTTGGTGGAAGAGGCTACTGAAGTCAGAAGAGAAACCTGCTCCATACCTGAAGGTTGATTGGCACAGATGGtgtgatgaagatgatgaagagtCAACTTGTAAGATTGCGTAACTTGTCCTAAGATGTATCTGATTGGCATTTGTTCGGTGTTTTAGCTCTAAATCAAAACACGAGAAGAGTTTACATCTTTATGCATCTGTTTATCGTCAACTTGTTTCtaactttataataattcatACTCTTTACAATTTTGTCCAAGGTTTTAATTTAAGAAagcttttttttaacaaaaattcctTTGCACTGGTAACGCAGAAGATCCTAAGTTTTGTGAAATTgtgatagatttgttttcatctTGACACAGTTGGTTAGAATATTATTTCTTCTTGCTTTTACTGTTCCATTACTTTGCATGTTCAATTCATTTTAGGCATCTAAAAACTTGTCCAACTTTTTCTCTTGATTACGAAAAGATGTTTGCAAAGAAGATTTCCTAATTACTCTCTTAGTTGCTTCATCTGTTTATCGTTGTTGTGCTGCTTCATAGGCGTTTAGACTTCGACTAATATAGGACAGCAAAAAGGCTTGGTATTTTATGGCTTAGATTTTGGCTTGCATTGTGACGTAACCAAGGGTAGCAAACTGAGTTAAGTGGGGTTATTGTTATATTTGTGCAAGTATGGTCTGAACTCTAAAATTACAAAATGGGCTCGAAGCTTTACATGTTCAAATAAAGCTAAAATATAGTGACATATATACTACCATAACTGGATTAAGAGTAGCTGAGTCCAGAATTAAAACTGAATCCATCAGCATCTGGTTTTTCTAACCCCATACGGTTAAACACTTAAACCTGTTATTATATAGTAAACCTGGAAACGGCAGAAACTTGCTTAGCCAAACATATTGaaattcttagaaaaatattGCTCACATAACCATCTATTAGGCACTTCCTTCagcaatatttatttatttttggagaTTGGTGCTTTAATATTGGCCTCACTACCTTGTACTGTTTAATATTGGATGCTGTCTATGGTAACTGGTAAGTAGTACCTATATAAGAATCGATCCCCATCAAAACCCTTTCAAAAGTTTAGTACTTCTTTAATGTCTCCTTCTAACGTAAGTTATCACTTCACTCGCTGTACGATCCCTTGCCTTGTACAAAAAGCACTTTGGTTGGTTGAGTAGGCACCTTTTGCACTTTAGATTTGGATGGCAGAATCCTAAAAAAGATAGGGTCTAAGGATGACTACCCCAGGGGCACCGCTCTGATAATCTGAACATTCCCCTGATCCTGATTATTGACTCTCATGTCAGATGGCTTAGACAACTATGTTTTCATCTTTTTGTTTGGTCCTTGATGTTTTCATTTAAGTTGAGTACTTATTGTAAGTGGTTACCTCCGCCTGCCTAATTGagcttttcttgaatttttgcagCTGATTTGGCATCTGACGATGATACTCGAGtaagctttttctttctctacttGTCAATTTTAATATTAAGCAATATAGGTCAAGAAACTTTCTGGTGTCTTCTTTTTCGCAGTTTGTTGCTCAGGACGAGGGAAGCAGTGATGAGGATGAAGGAATGTTGTGTAAGTGATCTACTTGACCACTTGTATTTTTACTTAGGTCAAAATGATGCTTTTGATTGCAGGCTGAAATGATGCTTGTTGGTAAGGTTGACATCTGTCTACAGCTATGCATTGTTTCTTTACCTTTCGCCTTTCTGCATTCTGGTGCATGTTTAATAATGCAACATGCATGACCTCTGCTTCATCTCTATTGTTTGTtcaatatataaaagaaattgTAGTCTTCCCCCACAGttgacattttttttatttttttaagtattttctcttttgttttcttcgAGAGTGAACCTTAGTCAAACTCGAAGTTACTATTAGCTTCTGACCAGATGTCGCAAGCTCAAATCATGAAAATAGCCTCAGGTTATGGGGGTAAGGTTGCATACATCTACCTTCCCTTCACCTAATTAGGTTAGTGCCTCATGGAATGTGTTTCCCTTTGTATCATTGTTCTAGGAAATGATCTCATCATCAAACCATATTCTTTGTTTCCATTCTGCCCTTCATTTGCTATTTTATGTGTTTATCGATACATTTattgtgtaaaaaaaatttttctcgGTGCTCAAATcaaattgatttttctttaatgaCCATTATGGTCGTGGGTGTCAAAGTTTGTTACTTTTGCTAATATGGTAATACATAATTAGATATATGTTTAAAACTTTCTTACACAAACACCGTGaacacaaattaaattaattttatattcccATGTTAATAGCTGACACAATTGAAAATTATTTGCAGATCTCCCAGACTTGGAAAAGGCTAGGGGATAGCAACTCTGACTGTTCTCTAACATGGATTTACGGAAACATCTTGGAGATGGAGTCTACCTAGATAGGTAAATTTGGGAGAAGTAGTCTAATATGGTTGtcttttttgtatatattatCCTAAGTAAAGCTCTAAAAGCTTAAAGAACCTTTGAACTTTTATGACATTTTGGCACCATTTCTGGTATCTAACTAGGCTTCTCTCATGCCCTTGCTGATTTCACAACATGCGTCACATAATctaacttttcttcttctttaacaaaatCATATCAACTCTAGAAATCTTAAGGCTGGAATCCTTTACTACACAGTACACCCCATTCAACTTTGAAACTTATTAAGATTTCATGGTTCTGTTCGGCATGGCATGGTGTATTTGGCCCTTTCCTCTGAACTGACTCCTTCTCTGCCTTGAACCTGTCAACTGGGAAAGAGCGTTGACGATAAGGGTGGTGGTAACTACATATGGGATAGCTAACTAATGTCAACTTTATTGCCATGATCACTCAGTCTCCCAAGGTAACTAGATATGGGATAGCTGAAGCCATAGACCTTCAGCTCCAAGGTATGGCCTCTTTGGTAGCGTTGTATCTACCGGTAACATGTCCGCCGGAGGATGAGTTGTAAGTTGTAATATGGTGATGTTAGAGAGGATTGCAGGGTGTTGATTCGGGGTGCACCTACAATTAATGGGTGTATAAGTGTCTTAGTGACATTTCAAGCATTGATATTAGAATAATAGTTAAGAGTAAAGTGATGTGTGGTGCATTTTATTTCATTTGCTAAACCACATTCTTGGACTAACTTCAATCATTATCTTTtcccaaaattaaaaacaaaaaggtaAGATTGTGAGTATGTGACATGGTACCCCTCAAATTGTTGAtacacttttttaaaaaaaaaaaattattaaagaacaATATTTTGGCATTAGCAACCATACTTTTAAAATTAGGGGTGAACATATATTAGATATGACTAAAATTTTGATATCATCTGCACTAAAATTATCGAATTAGATTGGATTCAATATCCATAATTTTTAAGCTTGGATCTGATCCGAAATCTTGAATATattcacaaaatataaaaatattttaaaaagcttatttttattaaaaaaatatttaagattttttttcacTCTTTTAAACATGTTTACACTTAgtatattattaaacatatttttcttaaataataaaaataaagtaatataatatatatgataattaattaattattagttgaaataaacataaaagaaatatttacttatttatgtatttttgcaaatctgtggatATATTGATATTTACATAAAATTTGCTATCCGATCCTATTAGTGTGCATATCGAATCGGATCGGATAGCTTTGTAGATTGGATTGATATTCGTAATTTTTggattgaatttaaataaatacTATGAATATGCATATCAGATCCAATTTATAAACACTCCTAACTAATTTAAAATAGTGCCTTGTACACCAAGAATGTTGGCTATTTCCTAGGATAGATATACTCTATTGGTTCCTACTATTATGATCTCAGTTTGATCTTTGGAAGGATAATCAAATTGGACTCCACACATTAAATGCattttccaataataataataagggagaTTGGATTGGAATAAAATGCACCTTGTCCTATTTGTAATTgtgaataattttaattttggtttagTTATAAGAAAGAAGAGTCCCGTTAATATATAGTCAACATccaaaaaaatgtaaaatataataatttatatgtgtATATTTCTTGATTATATATGTAAAATTTGGGAGGATCTTTTGTCAGTGTCATTTTATCTATAGGTAAGACGGTGATAAATTCTTAAAAACAGTAAATTCGTTCTAATACTTTTTCAATTTATATCTACAAAGTTTATTCGAATAAAATAGCCCAAATATTTTGGTTTGCTTCATTTAAATGTACAAGAAAATACAAAGGCCATATAATAGATGacactttttgtttttgttattggaATAGTAATGGTGGTTTTCTGAAATATGAAATATAAACTGATAAGGTATTATTCTCAAATATAGAATTAGTTAATTAAAGAAGTAGAAATTAGAACGTTCGATTTGTGAGAAGTACAGAAATCGAACCGTCTGATTTGTGAGAAGTACTAAAATCGGACCGAGAGATTTctattaaaaagattaaaaaatttgGGATACAGAAATCAGACCTTTCgatttgtgtaccttccacacttttaaaaaacaccaaaaattataatattatagtatatcactacttttaatttcattaaaaaaaagccaataaATGAATGTAAAAGGTTCACGGACTTGATTCCTAATAATGTTGGAAGGAAGCTTTaatagttttaggatttttaaagattaatttaatcataaaaaattagagatagtAACATAATTAAGTAGGTTACATcacaataaaaactaataaatataattaatatttcttAATATATACTTTAAGAGTACAAGATAGCAAAAtttatcaatttcaaaatattagcATATTTTGCATGAGATAAATGtttaaaaattgtatttttgaGAAAAATTTAGTAAGGGTGTGCATGGCCCGTCCCGACCCGAAGATCCGGCCCGGCTCCGAACACTTTAGGggttaatttggtgtgatttcaccgggtctaggatcgggtaagggtctcaaaaatagacccagtcattattttgggtcgggtccgagccatggctcgggtcacccgaactcgACCCGGTGGCCCAGTCattatacataattaatattttgtgttattagtgatggatgatggctattcttatgtagaatttaagtattgtaaaccttaatattttgttattagttattataagactataagttaatgttttatgtttaaaatgcataagattttagactaatgcataatattgtgttatttgtattgatttaaatatttggtgttattagacaatattagtattgattatggttatgctttaattttagagaagagttggttcttgttatatttttttaagtgaattttaccatgtcaaataatggttggagtcttgaaaatttggatattttcacatgctaacttataagaaggtatcaaggtaatgtaatgttaacggcctggttttcacccggtttttacccggtataatcgtggcccgaaagtgtataggtttcatcgggtctagggtcgggttcgggtctaataaatagacctggtatatatttcgggtcggatttgagtcacatcaaacccggtttcacccgacccatgcatACCCCTAAAATTTAGTATTGATATAAAATCCTatcttaaatattaatataatatacataaatctttacaagttcaaatatttttgttataatagAAATATGAAAGATttggtatttaatttttttcttttaaaattaattatatatatatatattaaaatagtataattattttaatttctaaaatttaaattcaaaataatttaataaaagctTAAAATACTTTCATGTGAACTATACTTACATTTATTACTATACCTACATTTATTGTTATGCCCTAGGAGAGATATGAGCGAAGGAGAGAGCGGGCGTGTGACGGGGGAAACATGGGGAGGATGAGGGTCATGTCGTCGAAAGAAATAAAAGGAAGAGTGTGGGTGGGTGTGTAAGGAGAATCTTTTTCGGTTGATTTTCAGAAGGTTTCTAAGTCTCTTTTTGAGATAAGGTCATTGGTATAATAAAGTCGAAAACCTTTGCACTCGTCGGATCACTATCAGAGATGGTATTGCAACGGTGGTAGGCAAGCAGGGTGATTCTCCTAGAGAAGCCTTAGTTATCAAGGTCCTGGATAGGAAGTATAGTTATATAGCTCTTTCTCATAAGTTAAGGGTAGTATGGCGCATCAAAGAAGGTTTCATTCTGCTAAATGTGGGATTTGGATATTTCCTGGTAAAATTCGATGTCGCTGAGGATTGTGAGAAGGTCATGCTTGGTGGGCCTTGGTTGATTGAGGGTCACTACGTGGCGGTAAAACCATGGGATGTTGATTTCCAATCGAGTGAACAATCTTTCGATTCTACGTTAGTTTGGATTCAGGTCTCTAATCTCCCAATCTGGTGTTATCAGGAGCAGGCAATGCTACATATTGCAGCTATAATAGAAGTCCCGGTAAAAGTTGATTTGGCCACCAAACTGGCAGAGAGGGGGAGATATATCCGTGCTTGTGTTCAAATAAATTTAGGATTGTCGGTGATCAAGAATATCATAGTTGAGGGTGTCTATTACAATGTGGAGTATGAAAGTCTAACTCTGCTTTGTGAATTTTGTGCAAGATATGCCCATGATAAATCTCAATGCTTGAGTAGGGTTCCTATGGAAGAGAAGAGGGTTGACTCTGTTCAGGGGGAGGCACAGGGTTGCGCCAAGTCGGATTCGGAAATTCAAAATTCAGGTGAAACAAAAACTGTTGATCTGGCCGATAATTTAAGCAAGGATAATGGCACTAATTTGGGTGCAAAATCTGGGGATGATTCTGTTCCTAGAAACGGGGCCAATGGAAAGGAGGCATGTGGAGAGGGAGAAGCAGGGTGGCATAAGGtgttgaagaaagaaaaattgaagTTGGGCCACAATTTAACAAGGAAGGCCCAAGGACCCAATCAAACTTGTTCTGGGTCGGGTGGCCACCAGAAGGCCAAACCACAGCCTTCACGGGGGTCCAAGAAGCAGGGAGTCCGAGTTGGGCATACCCAGCAGCATGCGTCGTCATCTTCCCATACGCCAGCAACAAAAGGGCTCTCCATCAGGAAATGTCTACATCCGGTATCCTTGCAAAACTCGCCGGTTGGAGGCATGGCGGGGGAGGCACCTGTCCTCGAGAGTCCAGCCATGATTCCAATGGAGAAGGGAGTAGCGTCGCTGCTGGTTCCTGTGAATGGGGTACGGGAGTATGGCATTGTATCAACGTCTGAAAAGGAGAGGATGCAGGGAGGTCCAGAGAGCGCTGCGCCGCCGCTGATCTCTATGACTGTGGCTCGGGATAAATGTGCATCATCAATGAAGAAGAAGGCAGTGGTACATGGAGGCCCAAGGTGTTCCGTTCCAGGGGACAAGTCTTCTACTGAGGTTGGTGGTGCaagttaattttatcttttatttttatatcctCTTGTCAATTTTATTTAATGGATAATTTAAATATCTTAGTTTGGAATAATAGGGGTtcttctaataagttagcccaAGTAAATTGTAAAGAGCTTGTTAGGAAATTTAGACATGTTTTCTTTATTGTAGTTGAGACCCATTCTCCCTTTCAACATTTAAAACTATTCTAGAAAAGACTCGGTTACTATCTTGTTAGTATAGAGAAGAGGCAGTTGGACATAAGGGTGGTATCTGGTTCCTTTCTTCAGTACAAGATACTTGCTGCAAATTGTTTGATGCTTGCGATTAATGTGTCATTATCGAAGTTCAACTTGAAAATGTAGTTTGGAGGTATAGTAGTATCTATGGTAGTCCTCAACATAATATAAGAGGTCTTCTTTGGGATTACCTGGTAGCTCAGTTTTCATCTTTTCAAGGGCATTGGATTGTTCtcggtgattttaatgaagttaTTTTCTTTCATGAAGCTAAGGGTTGTTATTTTTCGAGAGACGTGCTGATCAGTTTGCCAATTCTTTAGGAGACAATGCTCTGTTTGACTTGAAGACTATTGGGAGATATTTTACTTGGTATAGGAGGGTGAAAGCAATATTGAGGTGGCAAAAAGACATGACTAGGTTCGTATTAATAGTGGATGGTTATCTCTTTTTCCTGGGGACTATGCAGAAATACTGAATAGACTGTAGTCTGATCACTGTCTTATCTTAGTGCAATGTAAAGGGAGCCTACAGCTGAACAGGAACAAACCCTTCTATTTTATGCCGATTTGGGCTACTCATTCTAGTTACAGAGATATTGTGAAATAGTCTTGTTGGTCTGACTTAAGAGGGGTGCAAGGCAAGCTTTCAGAGGTATAGAAGAATTCTCTTGAGTTTAATTCTACAATTTTGGTAACATCTTTGTTAGGAAATGTGAACTGAAGCGTCAAATTAATTATCTTTAGAAGCATTTGGAAGAGAGGGAAGGCTCTTTCATGCATAAAAAAGAACAAAGATTTATTGAAGATTATAATAACACTCTTGTACAAGAAGAACTTCTTTAGTTTCAAAAATCCAGAGAAATAGTGGGTGAAGTTC
This window contains:
- the LOC112754798 gene encoding co-chaperone protein p23-2 isoform X2 — encoded protein: MSHHPEVLWAQRSDKVYLTVALPDAKDVSVKCEPHGLFTFSASGAQGESYSFTLELYGPIAPERCRTKAGLRNILCYVQKAEKGWWKRLLKSEEKPAPYLKVDWHRWCDEDDEESTSDLASDDDTRFVAQDEGSSDEDEGMLYLPDLEKARG
- the LOC112754798 gene encoding co-chaperone protein p23-2 isoform X1, giving the protein MFNPGIAYWTHQGFFNAPIVVIVVHHPEVLWAQRSDKVYLTVALPDAKDVSVKCEPHGLFTFSASGAQGESYSFTLELYGPIAPERCRTKAGLRNILCYVQKAEKGWWKRLLKSEEKPAPYLKVDWHRWCDEDDEESTSDLASDDDTRFVAQDEGSSDEDEGMLYLPDLEKARG